Proteins encoded by one window of Blautia faecicola:
- the mnmE gene encoding tRNA uridine-5-carboxymethylaminomethyl(34) synthesis GTPase MnmE — MTGDTIAAIATAMSASGIGIIRISGDDSMEIISKVYRSKGGKKKIKEAESHTIHYGFIYDNDTMIDEVLVMIMKGPRSYTGEDTVEIDCHGGVLAMKKVLEAVIHAGARPAEPGEFTKRAFLNGRIDLSQAEAVIDVIQAKNEYALKSSLSQLKGSVLTSIKEIRSSILYHIAYIESALDDPEHISLDGYSEKLAQTVEEEKKKIRRLADSFDEGKMIREGIRTVIVGKPNAGKSSLLNYLVGEEKAIVTDIAGTTRDVLEETIVLQGISLRMMDTAGIRATEDVVEKIGVERARAYAKDADLVLYVVDSSIPLDENDEEILEILRDKKAIILLNKSDLTPVVTKEMLEARTDMPVLAISARQEQGVELLEEQIKSMFFAGELSFNDEVYITNVRHKTALEEAYQSLTMVENSIAMEMPEDFFSIDLMNAYEALGRIVGESVGEDLVNEIFSKFCTGK; from the coding sequence ATGACAGGAGATACGATTGCGGCAATTGCCACAGCGATGAGTGCTTCAGGAATCGGCATTATCCGTATCAGCGGTGACGATAGCATGGAGATCATCAGCAAAGTATACCGCTCAAAAGGCGGAAAAAAGAAGATAAAAGAAGCCGAAAGCCATACGATCCATTACGGATTTATCTATGACAACGATACCATGATCGATGAAGTCCTGGTGATGATCATGAAAGGACCGAGAAGTTATACCGGAGAAGATACGGTGGAGATCGACTGCCACGGCGGCGTTCTTGCCATGAAAAAGGTACTCGAAGCCGTGATCCATGCGGGTGCAAGACCGGCGGAACCGGGAGAATTTACCAAGCGTGCCTTCTTAAACGGAAGGATCGATCTGTCTCAGGCAGAGGCGGTGATCGATGTGATCCAGGCGAAGAATGAATACGCACTAAAAAGCTCGTTAAGCCAGCTGAAAGGCTCTGTCTTAACGTCCATCAAAGAGATCCGAAGCAGTATCCTGTATCATATCGCGTATATTGAATCGGCGCTGGATGATCCGGAACATATCAGTCTGGACGGGTACAGCGAAAAACTCGCGCAGACGGTAGAAGAGGAAAAGAAGAAGATCCGTCGTCTGGCGGACTCTTTTGACGAAGGAAAGATGATACGGGAAGGTATCCGGACCGTGATCGTGGGAAAACCGAACGCGGGAAAATCTTCTCTGTTAAATTATCTGGTCGGAGAGGAAAAGGCGATCGTCACGGATATCGCCGGAACGACGAGAGATGTCCTTGAGGAGACAATCGTTTTACAGGGAATCTCCCTTCGGATGATGGATACGGCGGGAATCCGGGCAACGGAAGATGTGGTGGAAAAAATCGGCGTGGAGAGAGCCAGAGCTTACGCAAAAGACGCGGATCTGGTATTATATGTCGTGGATTCCTCCATTCCGTTAGATGAAAATGATGAGGAAATTCTGGAGATTCTCCGGGATAAAAAAGCGATCATTCTGTTAAACAAGAGCGACCTGACTCCGGTGGTGACAAAAGAGATGCTGGAAGCGCGCACGGATATGCCGGTGCTCGCGATCTCCGCAAGACAGGAGCAGGGTGTAGAACTTCTCGAAGAACAGATCAAATCGATGTTTTTTGCAGGAGAATTGTCCTTTAACGATGAAGTATATATTACGAATGTCCGCCATAAGACGGCGCTTGAGGAAGCGTATCAGAGCCTTACGATGGTGGAAAACAGCATTGCCATGGAGATGCCGGAAGATTTCTTCTCTATCGATCTTATGAACGCATATGAGGCGCTTGGAAGGATTGTGGGAGAGTCGGTTGGAGAGGATCTGGTCAATGAGATCTTCAGCAAGTTCTGTACCGGCAAGTAA
- the jag gene encoding RNA-binding cell elongation regulator Jag/EloR yields the protein MEFKEITAKTVDEAITKACLEFETSSDNLEIQVVQEGTSGFLGFIGSKPAVIKVRKKVQEEEFDILKELAKEEKKEKKAPVKEEKKEPKKEFRKEVKKEAKPVREPKKETAAKPQTENKEVKPVAKEAQPKPEPRKPVVRTEEQVQQMKQDAEKFLTGVFGAMELPVEITMNYDKTADCLEIDFAGEDMGILIGKRGQTLDSLQYLTSLVVNKEQQDYVRVKVDTENYRSRRKDTLENLAKNIAFKVRKTRKPVVLEPMNPYERRIIHSALQGNKYVETYSEGNEPYRHVVVVYKGK from the coding sequence ATGGAATTCAAAGAGATTACTGCGAAAACCGTCGATGAAGCCATTACAAAGGCTTGTCTGGAGTTCGAGACTTCCAGTGATAACTTAGAGATTCAGGTTGTCCAGGAGGGTACTTCCGGTTTCTTGGGATTTATCGGCAGCAAACCTGCCGTGATCAAAGTTCGTAAAAAGGTGCAGGAAGAAGAATTCGACATCTTAAAAGAGCTTGCAAAAGAAGAGAAAAAGGAAAAGAAAGCCCCTGTTAAGGAAGAAAAGAAAGAACCCAAAAAAGAATTCAGAAAAGAAGTAAAAAAAGAAGCCAAACCGGTAAGAGAGCCGAAAAAAGAGACTGCTGCCAAACCGCAGACAGAAAATAAGGAAGTAAAACCGGTGGCAAAAGAAGCACAGCCGAAGCCGGAACCGAGAAAACCGGTTGTCCGTACCGAAGAACAGGTACAGCAGATGAAACAGGATGCAGAAAAATTCCTGACCGGCGTATTTGGTGCAATGGAACTTCCGGTGGAGATTACCATGAACTATGATAAGACCGCCGATTGCCTGGAAATCGATTTTGCCGGCGAGGATATGGGTATCCTGATCGGTAAGAGAGGACAGACACTGGATTCTCTGCAGTATCTGACCAGCCTGGTTGTCAACAAAGAGCAGCAGGATTATGTCAGAGTGAAAGTAGATACCGAAAACTACAGAAGCCGCAGAAAAGACACGCTGGAAAACCTGGCAAAAAACATTGCTTTCAAAGTGCGTAAAACAAGAAAGCCGGTAGTGTTAGAACCAATGAATCCTTATGAGAGAAGAATCATCCATTCTGCACTGCAGGGAAACAAGTACGTGGAAACATACAGTGAGGGCAATGAACCTTACCGTCATGTCGTAGTTGTTTATAAAGGTAAATAA
- a CDS encoding YidC/Oxa1 family membrane protein insertase, with product MNIVMTKVSMPIIGWVSEILGWMINVIYSGLELIGITNIGLSIILFTLVVYLLMTPLQIKQQKFSKLNAVMQPEIQKIQKKYNGKKDQDSMMKQNEEISAVYQKYGVSPTGSCVQLLVQMPVLLALYQVIYHIPGYITGVRNVFTGLTAKIMSVDGFGSIISQFLTDNKITMTGISANTEFTKTTTIDFLYKLSPSQMEKFSQISDFSGFSDLFDKVAQQTSHMNTFLNLNISDTPLAIIKSGMAQGGAAGYLLVFSAAMVPILAWLTQWMNYKLMPQPKQAPNSEPSAMEASMKSMNTFMPIMSAVFCFSFPVGIGIYWVIGAVIRCIQQLVINRKMEQMDMEDLVRRNQEKMKKKMEKRGVSAQQINQQARMNARNIQAPDKTSGLSQEEKAAQRKKATEYYNNANVKPGSLAARANMVKQFDEKNAKKK from the coding sequence TTGAATATCGTAATGACGAAGGTTTCGATGCCTATTATCGGATGGGTAAGTGAGATTCTGGGATGGATGATCAATGTGATCTACAGCGGTCTGGAACTGATCGGTATCACAAACATCGGTCTGTCCATTATTTTATTTACACTGGTTGTATATCTTCTGATGACTCCGTTGCAGATCAAACAGCAGAAATTCTCCAAATTGAACGCTGTGATGCAGCCGGAGATCCAGAAAATCCAGAAGAAATACAATGGTAAAAAAGACCAGGATTCTATGATGAAGCAGAATGAGGAGATCAGTGCTGTATATCAGAAATATGGTGTATCTCCAACAGGAAGCTGCGTACAGCTGTTGGTTCAGATGCCGGTTCTGCTGGCTCTGTACCAGGTAATCTACCATATTCCGGGATATATCACCGGAGTAAGAAACGTATTTACCGGACTGACCGCAAAGATCATGTCTGTCGATGGATTTGGCAGTATCATCAGCCAGTTCTTAACCGACAACAAGATAACAATGACCGGAATCTCAGCCAATACAGAATTTACCAAGACAACAACGATTGATTTTCTGTACAAACTGTCCCCGTCACAGATGGAAAAATTCTCACAAATCAGCGATTTCAGCGGATTTTCCGATCTGTTCGATAAAGTAGCGCAGCAGACCAGCCATATGAATACGTTCCTGAACCTGAATATCTCAGATACCCCGCTGGCTATTATCAAAAGCGGTATGGCACAGGGCGGAGCAGCAGGATACCTTCTGGTATTTTCCGCTGCCATGGTTCCGATCCTTGCATGGCTGACACAGTGGATGAACTACAAACTGATGCCGCAGCCAAAGCAGGCTCCGAACAGTGAACCGAGTGCAATGGAAGCTTCTATGAAGAGCATGAATACGTTCATGCCGATCATGTCTGCCGTATTCTGTTTCTCTTTCCCGGTAGGTATCGGTATTTACTGGGTAATCGGTGCTGTGATCCGTTGTATCCAGCAGCTGGTGATCAACCGTAAGATGGAGCAGATGGATATGGAAGACCTGGTTCGCCGGAATCAGGAAAAGATGAAGAAAAAGATGGAAAAAAGAGGTGTGTCTGCACAGCAGATCAACCAGCAGGCAAGAATGAATGCACGAAACATTCAGGCACCTGATAAAACATCCGGTCTGAGTCAGGAAGAAAAAGCTGCACAGAGAAAGAAAGCAACGGAATATTATAATAACGCCAATGTAAAACCGGGCAGTCTGGCTGCCAGGGCGAACATGGTAAAACAGTTTGACGAAAAGAACGCGAAGAAGAAATAG
- the yidD gene encoding membrane protein insertion efficiency factor YidD, with protein sequence MKAILIKGIRFYQKYISPLKSTKCPYFPSCSQYGLEAIEKYGAFKGSLLAIWRILRCNPFSKGGVDPVP encoded by the coding sequence ATGAAAGCAATATTGATTAAAGGAATCAGATTCTACCAGAAATATATTTCCCCTTTAAAGAGTACCAAGTGTCCCTATTTTCCGTCCTGTTCGCAGTACGGACTGGAGGCAATTGAAAAATACGGAGCGTTTAAGGGCTCTCTTTTAGCCATATGGAGGATCTTACGGTGTAACCCGTTCTCCAAAGGCGGAGTGGATCCGGTTCCGTAG
- the rnpA gene encoding ribonuclease P protein component codes for MKYKDAESLKKNRDFQLVYKTGTSYVNKYLVMYAKENQLGKNRIGISVSKKVGNSVVRHRLCRLVRESYRLHEDVFRRGFDIVVVARVSAKERTFREIESAFLHLGRLHHLVEKEEHESNID; via the coding sequence ATGAAATATAAAGATGCAGAGAGCTTAAAAAAGAACAGAGATTTTCAGCTGGTATATAAAACAGGAACATCTTATGTAAATAAGTATTTAGTCATGTATGCGAAAGAGAATCAGCTGGGGAAAAACAGAATCGGAATCTCCGTCAGTAAAAAAGTGGGCAACAGTGTAGTGCGCCACCGGCTCTGCAGACTGGTAAGAGAAAGTTACCGGCTGCATGAGGATGTATTTCGTAGAGGGTTTGATATTGTTGTGGTAGCCCGCGTGAGTGCAAAAGAGAGAACGTTTCGTGAGATTGAGAGTGCATTCCTACACCTTGGCAGGTTACATCACCTTGTAGAGAAGGAAGAACATGAAAGCAATATTGATTAA